The following coding sequences lie in one Xylocopa sonorina isolate GNS202 chromosome 15, iyXylSono1_principal, whole genome shotgun sequence genomic window:
- the LOC143430758 gene encoding protein takeout, giving the protein MRGLASIILLLFAGPPRRALDELYTSSLPITDFCAARNTCDIYLTRLFNWKYYIKEFIIMKNFMLFVEVIMNETILKRNQSISEYVKQCSRSDPKLKSCLIDALHHLRPYLSVGIPEIELPPVEPFRMDELTLSLTGGINGYKVQLRELFVRGASNYTVEDIKLGSPFEAIVRMPALILDAHYSSSGVLIILPASGNGTFHARFDDPKALVKGTLSTNVRDGKTYLNVENLDVVLDVKKVHMRVRKIFNNNRILTEATNLFLRENGQEVLKVMEPQLKKKLSALFAGIVNQLLRHVPVEVFLLP; this is encoded by the exons ATGCGCGGCCTGGCAAGTATAATATTATTGCTTTTCGCGGGGCCGCCGCGACGTGCC CTCGACGAACTTTACACTTCGTCGTTGCCAATAACAGATTTCTGTGCTGCTAGAAATACGTGTGACATTTATTTAACGAGACTGTTCAATTggaaatattatataaaagaGTTTATTATAATGAAAAATTTCATGCTCTTCGTAGAGGTGATAATGAATGAAAC AATATTAAAAAGGAATCAATCAATCT CCGAATACGTGAAACAATGTTCAAGAAGCGATCCGAAGCTAAAATCATGCTTGATCGACGCCCTGCATCATCTGCGACCATACTTGAGTGTGGGGATACCGGAAATCGAGCTACCTCCCGTCGAGCCGTTTCGC ATGGACGAGCTGACTCTCTCCTTGACAGGTGGTATAAACGGTTACAAGGTTCAACTACGCGAGCTGTTCGTAAGGGGAGCGAGCAATTACACCGTGGAGGACATTAAACTCGGCTCACCCTTCGAAGCCATTGTACGAATGCCAGCCCTCATCTTGGACGCGCATTATTCCAG TTCAGGGGTGCTAATCATTCTACCAGCCAGTGGCAATGGAACGTTCCACGCGCGATTCGATGACCCTAAAGCTCTAGTCAAAGGCACCCTATCGACCAACGTAAGGGATGGAAAGACGTATCTGAACGTGGAGAATCTTGACGTTGTATTGGACGTGAAAAAAGTGCATATGCGGGTGCGCAAGATTTTTAATAACAACCGAATTCTCA CCGAGGCAACTAACCTGTTCCTCCGCGAGAACGGACAGGAAGTGTTGAAAGTGATGGAGCCGCAGCTGAAAAAGAAGTTATCTGCACTCTTCGCCGGGATCGTTAATCAATTATTACGTCACGTACCAGTAGAGGTGTTCTTGCTACCATAA